A window of the Podarcis raffonei isolate rPodRaf1 chromosome 4, rPodRaf1.pri, whole genome shotgun sequence genome harbors these coding sequences:
- the TIPRL gene encoding TIP41-like protein, with amino-acid sequence MMPVFKSSRRDFTFGPWKLTAARTHIIKSSEAERLAEELHMPCVPEMMFGDNVLRIQHESLFGIEFNATDALRCVNNTQGMVKVACAEEWQESRSEPEHTKEVVKPYDWTYTTDYKGTLLGDTLKLKVSPTTEHIDTEKLKAREQIMFFEEILLFEDELHDHGVSSLSVKIRVMPSSFFVLLRFFLRVDGVLIRMNDTRIYHEADKHYMLREYTSRESKISSLKHVPPPLFTEPNEVAQYLPVKENICEKLEFPENLHPESEAAPEGT; translated from the exons ATGATGCCCGTATTCAAAAGCAGCCGGAGAGACTTCACTTTCGGGCCGTGGAAGCTGACGGCCGCTCGGACCCACATCATCAAGTCGTCGGAGGCCGAGAG ATTAGCTGAAGAACTACACATGCCTTGTGTTCCAGAAATGATGTTTGGAGACAATGTCTTAAGAATTCAACATGAATCTCTCTTTGGAATAGAGTTCAATGCAACTGATGCCTTAAGATGTGTAAATAACACTCAAGGCATGGTTAAAGTTGCCTGTGCAGAGGAGTGGCAAGAAAGCAG GTCTGAGCCTGAGCACACAAAGGAAGTTGTTAAACCATATGACTGGACCTATACAACAGATTACAAAGGAACTCTTCTAGGTGATACATTAAAGTTAAAG GTTTCTCCCACAACAGAACATATAGATACAGAGAAACTAAAAGCCAGGGAACAGATTATGTTCTTTGAGGAAATACTTCTGTTTGAAGATGAACTTCACGATCATGGAGTTTCAAGCCTGAGTGTAAAAATA AGGGTAATGCCTTCAAGCTTCTTTGTGCTCTTGAGGTTTTTCCTGCGAGTTGATGGTGTGCTTATCAGAATGAATGATACAAGGATTTATCATGAA GCTGATAAACACTACATGTTACGGGAATACACCTCTAGGGAAAGCAAAATATCAAGCTTAAAG CATGTTCCTCCACCCCTTTTCACGGAACCTAATGAGGTTGCTCAGTATTTACCTGTCAAGGAGAACATATGTGAGAAGTTGGAGTTTCCCGAGAATTTGCATCCTGAATCTGAAGCAGCGCCAGAAGGCACTTAA
- the GPR161 gene encoding G-protein coupled receptor 161 — protein sequence MSINSPLSNENASGNLTVLEDGAGRVTESIAIIVITIFICLGNLVIVLTLYKKSYLLTLSNKFVFSLTLSNFLLSVLVLPFVVTSSIRREWIFGVVWCNFSALLYMLISSASMLTLGLIAIDRYYAVLYPMVYPMKITGNRAVVALLYVWLHSLIGCLPPLFGWSSLEFDQFKWMCVAAWHKEAGYTAFWQIWCALLPFLVMMICYGFIFRVARIKARKIHCGSVVIAEEDTQRNGRKNSSTSTSSSGSRRNAFQGVVYSANQCKALITILVVIGAFVITWGPYMVVITSEALWGKDSISPALETLATWLSFTSAICHPLIYGLWNKTVRKELLGMCFGDRYYRESFVQRQRTSRLFSISNRITDLGLSPHLTALMAGERTLGHSSSTGDTGFSCSQDSGTDVMLLEDYSSDGVHHPHCLYPHRRRSSVTFEDEVEQTKEAAKNSVLQVKADVHKSLDSYASSLAKAIEADVRITLFGGDALPGSLFPVRTVTGSNGGAARRGGRTHVGQRLQLQSIEEGNT from the exons ATGAGCATCAACTCGCCTCTCAGCAACGAGAACGCCTCAGGGAACCTTACGGTGCTGGAAGACGGAGCTGGCCGAGTTACAGAGTCCATTGCTATTATTGTCATCACCATTTTCATTTGTTTAGGAAACCTGGTGATCGTCCTCACTCTTTACAAGAAGTCGTACCTCCTCACGCTGAGCAACAAGTTTGTTTTCAGCCTGACCCTGTCCAATTTCCTCCTCTCCGTGCTGGTTCTTCCTTTTGTCGTGACCAGCTCCATCCGGCGGGAATGGATCTTCGGAGTCGTTTGGTGCAATTTCTCTGCCCTGCTCTACATGCTGATCAGCTCGGCCAGTATGCTCACTCTTGGACTCATTGCAATCGACCG GTACTACGCTGTCCTGTACCCGATGGTTTACCCAATGAAGATTACAGGTAACAGAGCTGTTGTTGCCCTTCTGTACGTCTGGCTGCATTCCCtcatcgggtgccttcctccacTCTTTGGCTGGTCTTCGTTAGAGTTTGACCAGTTCAAATGGATGTGTGTGGCCGCGTGGCATAAAGAAGCAGGCTACACTGCCTTTTGGCAGATCTGGTGCGCGCTGCTGCCCTTCTTAGTCATGATGATTTGCTACGGATTCATATTCCGCGTGGCCAGGATTAAAGCGCGGAAGATTCACTGTGGGAGCGTGGTCATCGCGGAGGAAGACACCCAAAGGAATGGGAGGAAAAACTCCAGCACTTCAACGTCCTCGTCAGGCAGCCGAAGGAACGCTTTCCAAGGAGTCGTTTATTCTGCCAATCAGTGCAAAGCTTTGATAACTATCTTGGTTGTGATTGGTGCTTTCGTAATCACATGGGGGCCTTATATGGTGGTTATTACATCCGAGGCACTTTGGGGGAAAGACAgcatttctcctgctttggagacaCTGGCAACTTGGTTGTCTTTTACAAGTGCTATTTGCCACCCTTTGATTTATGGACTCTGGAATAAAACGGTACGCAAGGAGTTGCTGGGAATGTGCTTTGGAGACCGGTACTACAGAGAATCATTTGTTCAACGGCAAAGGACATCCAGATTATTTAGTATTTCTAATAGGATCACAG atttgggACTCTCTCCACATCTCACAGCTCTCATGGCAGGTGAGAGGACTTTAGgacacagcagcagcactggcgATACAGGTTTCAGCTGCTCTCAGGATTCAG GAACAGATGTCATGCTGCTTGAAGACTATAGTTCTGATGGAGTTCATCACCCACATTGCCTTTATCCCCATCGACGGAGGAGTTCTGTGACTTTTGAAGATGAAGTGGAACAAACTAAAG AAGCGGCAAAGAATTCTGTTCTCCAGGTAAAAGCTGACGTTCATAAGTCTCTGGACAGTTACGCATCCAGCCTGGCCAAAGCTATTGAGGCAGACGTGAGGATCACCTTGTTTGGTGGAGACGCTTTACCTGGCTCTCTGTTTCCAGTGCGAACTGTGACAGGCAGCAACGGTGGTGCGGCCCGGCGTGGGGGCAGGACCCACGTTGGCCAAAGACTGCAGCTACAAAGCATTGAGGAAGGGAACACTTGA